In one window of Mytilus galloprovincialis chromosome 6, xbMytGall1.hap1.1, whole genome shotgun sequence DNA:
- the LOC143079973 gene encoding uncharacterized protein LOC143079973, with product MDDRKNFSLTFPCKKQRKPKGMSCNVSNKDQFTIEYDNEVDLDKVSMRQLEVLELKIKVDEKSHQDEKNQILEKSGEKIRLLEDENDFLKIKTEDQADKIKQLDNANTKKDREIQKLKNREDELSGKILELEAQILQTKETTDEQKLEIDRLKCELGKVEKELKQIRTQKESDERSVQEQLQNLDTKLEKRDAEWQSKIEERDAEMQKRNEKRDAEMQNKFESVMEKQIKALVDQMKTSSENNDKTTINNTGNIQINQTNSNGAQNTSRQTYPIKTLTPVFEDGRGCGNSSRLRRDRGHGPCGRQKTE from the exons ATGGATGACAGGAAAAATTTCTCATTAACCTTCCCATGTAAGAAGCAACGAAAAC CAAAAGGTATGTCTTGCAATGTATCCAACAAGGATCAGTTCACTATTGAATATGACAACGAGGTTGATCTAGATAAAGTTTCGATGCGACAACTTGAAGTTTTGGAATTGAAAATAAAGGTTGATGAAAAGAGTCATCAAGATGAGAAAAATCAAATCCTGGAGAAAAGTGGGGAAAAGATTAGATTACTTGAAGATGaaaatgactttttaaaaatCAAGACTGAGGATCAGGCAGACAAAATTAAACAGTTGGATAATGCAAACACAAAAAAAGACAGAGaaatacaaaaactaaaaaacaGAGAAGATGAACTGTCCGGAAAGATTTTGGAACTAGAAGCTCAAATTCTTCAAACTAAGGAAACCACTGATGAACAGAAATTAGAAATTGATAGGCTGAAATGCGAGCTAGGTAAAGTAGAAAAGGAGCTAAAACAAATAAGAACCCAAAAAGAGTCTGACGAAAGATCTGTTCAAGAACAATTACAGAATCTGGATACCAAACTAGAAAAACGAGATGCCGAATGGCAAAGTAAAATTGAAGAACGAGATGCTGAAAtgcaaaaaagaaatgaaaaacgaGATGCTGAAATGCAAAATAAGTTTGAATCAGTGATGGAAAAACAGATAAAAGCACTTGTAGACCAGATGAAAACAAGCTccgaaaataatgataaaactaCAATAAATAATACAGGAAATATTCAAATCAACCAAACTAATAGTAATGGTGCACAAAATACAAGCCGACAAACATATCCTATTAAAACACTTACTCCTGTGTTCGAAGATGGGAGAGGTTGCGGAAATTCATCAAGATTACGTAGGGATAGAGGACATGGACCATGTGGACGACAAAAAACAGAATAA